CGGGTGACGGACGAGAAGTACCCTGTTTATCACTATAGCGAGAACGCCGCGTTCCGTTCCATTCTCGAAGACGACGATTATACAGATTGGTTCGTCGAGAACGACCTGAAGGGCGCTGGAAAACAATACTGGAACAAGAACAAGGACTACCCTCGTTTCTATAACGCATGTGCAGTTGTTCCCGTGAAAACATATCACCGATCCGTCCGCGAGGAGTGCCTTGGCCTGCTTTGCGTCGACAATCGATTTGGCGGCTTCGATGAAGACAGGTGTGTGCATATCCTTAACGGAATTGCTGGAGACCTGTATTATGCTATGGGCACAACAGCAGGCCTTAACGGCAAAACACAGGAGGTAAAGGCGGATGTCTGACCAAGAACGAATGGCTGAAAGGGACCGGAAAACTGAAGATAGGTTCGCGCTGGGCTTCAAAGTCTCAAATCCCGACGCGCCTCTGAACGAACCTCGGCGGTTTGAGCCGCTGAACCCTGAAGCGCAGGCGAAGGCAGACAAGTTCTTCTGGAAAGTCCGCGAAAAGGGACTTGCGGCGGGGAAATAGATCCTTGCGTGTGCACTCGGCTCGCCCGAGTGCACTTTTGCGATGCGTGCGCGGAATAGTGCGCCTTCTGTTCAGCCTTCGTGACGTCAGAATTTAGACTGACTGTGTGGCCATACGCGCTCAGCTCGCGTCACACATCGTGCCGCCGGCACAAGACAAGGATCCACCAAAACTAGCCAGACGAGCGTGTGGGCGCTACGCCGCGCCAAGTTCAGCGTGTCCGGCTCCACGGCGCGCGCAATTCGTATTCTCTTCTCTACGCCCTATGCGGGACCGGTCGGTACCAAGCTCGACCTCTGATAGTGATACACAAGTCCGCTGCCTTGCTAGGCTGGCGGCGTGGACGAGTTCCAGATTCGCCCCCTGACAGAAGCCGTTTTGCTCGAAATGATCGAGGCTGCCGGCGGCTGCCGGGCTCATCTAGACGCGGATCGTCGCAGCGAGCCTGGCGCGGACTTTCTGCTTGGCGATGCGGTCATCGAGCTCAAGCTTCTCGATGACGAAGGTCTCGCGAAGCCTGAGCGACAACGCGACAGCGCGCGGTTGGTCACGGTGACCTATGAGAAGATGATATCCGAGGCCGTCACGGTGCCTCCTGTAACAACGATTTCCGCATCAGCAGTGCGGTCCCCATCGACATTGATTTGCAGGATGCCGTTCTCAAATCGGATTTCGGCGCCGACGTTTCGATGGAACGGCGAATCGCCGATGAACTTCCAATCGTGCTGCACGCCGGCCTTGTTCGGGTTCGAATCCAACCGCGAAAAGTCAAACTTGTCGCGTCCGTGCTCGAAGCCGGACACTGCATCGCGTTCGCCATAGCCCGGCCTGGTGTCCGAGAGCTTGTCGATGCGGATCACGTCCCGACCCGCGCCCGGCGTGATCACGTCCGTGCCGCCACCGCCGATCAGCGTGTCGCTCCCGTCGCCACCGAACAGCTGGTCGTTACCTCCATTTCCATAGAGCACGTCGTTGCCGCCCAGACCGTTGAGGACGTCCTTGCCGTCGCCGCCGCGAATGGTTTCCGCCCGACCGTGGTCGACCTTGAAGGGGGTCTCGTACCCGCCGAACTTGTTTATGTAGTCGACGATGCTAGTGCCGTTCCCGTCGACCGGAGCTTTGCCGTGGGCTCCGGCATCCAAGAACTTGCGCTCTGTGCCATTGCCGACAAGGTGTGCGCCCGCCAGCATGCCAGAGAGCGTGATCTT
This genomic stretch from Phenylobacterium sp. LH3H17 harbors:
- a CDS encoding M10 family metallopeptidase C-terminal domain-containing protein, with product MAKTYKQFLDALGQKESGGSYTAVNSYGYLGKYQFSEQSLIDIGMFRNDGTSKLDFKTAYWTGKYGIDSKAEFLSTPAAQENAIRDLMAKQYSYLDDYLQYDGQTLNGIKITLSGMLAGAHLVGNGTERKFLDAGAHGKAPVDGNGTSIVDYINKFGGYETPFKVDHGRAETIRGGDGKDVLNGLGGNDVLYGNGGNDQLFGGDGSDTLIGGGGTDVITPGAGRDVIRIDKLSDTRPGYGERDAVSGFEHGRDKFDFSRLDSNPNKAGVQHDWKFIGDSPFHRNVGAEIRFENGILQINVDGDRTADAEIVVTGGTVTASDIIFS